Genomic segment of Dehalobacter sp. 12DCB1:
AAAAGCATCAGCGGCGACAACACCGACTTTTCAATGAACTTCATACCAAAAATGGAAAGCCGCCTGCTGGTCAAAGGCTATCAACGAATTGTCGATACGATCTACTCTCCAAGAAAATATTATGAGCGGGTCCTGACATTTTTAGAACAGTACGAGCCTGCTGGATTTACGGCTCAGCGAATCGACCGTTGCCAGGTACTCGCGTTTATCAGATCGGTATTCCGTTTGGGAATTATCGGCCAGGAAAGACGCTACTACTGGAAACTGATCATTTGGTCTCTGCGGAAACGCCGTAATATATTTCCGCTGGCAGTAACCCTGTCCATATACGGTTTTCATTTCCGAAAAGTATTCCGCCGGACTGAGGAAATATTAAAATAATTTAGAAAACTTAGGTGGAGGATTTTGATCTTTAAGCTTCTTTATGGAAAGGATCAACGCCAAAACGGCTGCCTGAGATGACCCTGTTCTTCCCTGCTGTTTTGGCAGCGTAAAGTGCTTTATCCGCAATCTCAATATTTTCAGTCAGCGAGCAACCTTTTTGATAGAGACAGACACCGGCACTCACGGTCAGTGGCTTATCAAAATAACTGTTAAGTGCAAATTCTTCCCTGATTTTATCCGCTTTCAGGCAGGCGTCCTCCAGGACGCAACCATAAAGAATAATCAGAAACTCCTCACCGCCGTAACGGCAGATAAAATCAGTTGCCCTGGCATTTGTTTTTAAAACACGGGCTAAAACCAGCAAGACCTTATCGCCAAAGACATGCCCCTTCTGATCATTTATCTTTTTAAAATTATCAATATCAAAAATGGCAATGCAAAAAGGCTGCCCTGTCCTCTGATAATTGGATACAGCCTTCTGAAAACTCTTTTCCAACAGCAGACGGTTCGGAAGCCCCGTCAGCGGATCTCTGGCCGCCTGATTTTTGGCCTTTCTGAACTGATATTGGCTGATATTCAGCAAACTGTTGACTTCAAACACAATGATGAAACCGAAGGCCAGGAGCACAAGACTGAACAGATAGATATTCACGGATACAAACAGATCCGAGATCTTAAATGACGTAATGAATAAAGAGGCTACACTTTCGGTCGCCGCAATGATCAAACCCGGAATCCCATAACGCATGCCGTGAAAAGAAACAAAGAAGAAATAGGAAAAAAAGAGCATATTCAGTAATTCAACATTTCCTGCCATCAACAAGGTACAAACAGGAATATCAAGCACTAAGCTGAGTCGGATCAGTTTCTCGGCCCTGGTGTCCTTGCTGAAGACACAAACGGAAATAAATGCATCATATAGAAGGGCGATAAAGAAACCAACAAAAAACACGCCCGTGAAAGAGCCCTGAAAACGGATCAGCTCAGCCAGGGCGACAATAAGCAGTCCCCACCTAAAGAGCAGGAATTTTCGTTCCAGCGGTTTATATTTGATCAAATCAAACTTCCTGACCAACTTGTTTCACCACATTTTGCGAATTACGCAAATATTATACCATAATTTTCTATTCATCCAAAGAAAATTTTTGCCATTTGATAAACACAATAAGGTTTCCTAGAAGTACCTTAGGCAGTTTCAATACTGTTGTCGGCCTGAAGGTTTAACTTTTCGACCGCGCTTTCGCGCATTTTATATTTCATAATTTTGCCTGCGGCATTCATCGGGAATTCTGCCACAAAGTCAATATAACGCGGTGTTTTGTGCTTGGCCATGTGGGTGCGGACAAAATCCTTCAGCTCATCTGTGGTCAGCTCGGCATCGTCTTTTAATATGACACAGGCCATGATCTCTTCTCCATACTGTTTGTCAGGGACACCAATAACCTGAACGTCTTTGACTTTTGGATGAGTATAAATAAAATCTTCAATTTCTTTCGGATAGATGTTTTCCCCGCCGCGAATAATCATATCCTTGATGCGTCCGGTAATTTTATAATATCCGTTCTCATCGCGTCTTGCCAGGTCACCGGTGTGCAACCAGCCATTTTCATCAATCGCCGCTGCCGTCGCTTCAGGCATCTTATAATAGCCTTTCATGATATTGTAGCCCCGGGCAACAAACTCGCCGTCCTCATTATCTGGCAGGTCTTCGCCGGTCTTTGGATCGACGATCTTGCATTCAACACCAGGCAAAGCACGGCCCACAGTAGCAACCCGCAGTTCTACGGAATCGTCGACGCGGCTCTGGGTGCAGCCGGGTGAAGACTCTGTCTGCCCAAATACAATGGTGATTTCATTCATATTCATCTTCTCAACGACATCCTGCATTACCTTTACCGGACACGGGCTTCCTGCCATGATTCCGGTCCGCATGTAGGAGAAGTCTGTTTTCAGAAAATCTTCATGTTCGAGCATCGCAATGAACATGGTCGGAACACCGTGGAAGGCGGTAATTTTTTCCCTGTTGATGCAATCCAGCGATATCTTCGGTGAGAACGCCGGTATCGGGGACATGGTCACCCCATGGGTCATGGAAGCAGTCATCGCCAGCACCATCCCGAAGCAATGGAACATCGGGACATGAATCATCATGCGATCGGCTGTGGAGAGATCCATGCAGTCGCCGATATTTTTACCGTTATTCACGACATTATAGTGTGTCAGCATAACGCCTTTCGGGAAACCGGTGGTTCCTGAAGTATACTGCATGTTGCAAACATCATGGCGGTTAAGGGAAAGCGCACGGCGGTATACTTCCTCAATAGGGACTTTGTCAGCCATGGCAATGGCATCTTCCCAGGTCAGACAGCCGTTCTGCCTGGAATCAACCGTGACAATATTGCGCAGGAAAGGCAACCGTTTGATATGCAGCGGCTTTCCGGCCTCGACAGTCTCCAGTTCGGGGCAAAGCTCCTTGATAATGCCGACATAATCGGAGTCCTTATATCCGTCGATCATGACCAGCGTGTGT
This window contains:
- a CDS encoding GGDEF domain-containing protein produces the protein MIKYKPLERKFLLFRWGLLIVALAELIRFQGSFTGVFFVGFFIALLYDAFISVCVFSKDTRAEKLIRLSLVLDIPVCTLLMAGNVELLNMLFFSYFFFVSFHGMRYGIPGLIIAATESVASLFITSFKISDLFVSVNIYLFSLVLLAFGFIIVFEVNSLLNISQYQFRKAKNQAARDPLTGLPNRLLLEKSFQKAVSNYQRTGQPFCIAIFDIDNFKKINDQKGHVFGDKVLLVLARVLKTNARATDFICRYGGEEFLIILYGCVLEDACLKADKIREEFALNSYFDKPLTVSAGVCLYQKGCSLTENIEIADKALYAAKTAGKNRVISGSRFGVDPFHKEA
- a CDS encoding AMP-binding protein, producing MKLAFSTLGCPDFSWTDIYSMAKDFGFDGIEIRGLGSEIFAVQAQPFTESQLPQTIKKLSELRIQIPCLSSGCCLKYAEKAEQNHQEIVQYIELASKLGTPYIRILADIAPQPTGEVDDEVVLAALNRLVPLAEEKGVTLLVETNGVYSDTSRLCHLLNHVASDNVGALWDMHHPYRFAGETPGKTLQNLGAYIKYVHIKDSVVENGTTRYRMMGEGDLPIDEMMRALRSINYEGYVSLEWVKRWASDLDDAGVVFPNFAEYMSQYTEKSAVKGHLFDNNAKTGKYVWQKDTLIDLTFPQVLDRMVDEFPDQYAFRYTTMDYTRTYKEFRDDVDTFARSLIAMGVRPGDHVAIWATNVPQWYITFWAATKIGAVLVTVNTAYKIYEAEYLLRQSDTHTLVMIDGYKDSDYVGIIKELCPELETVEAGKPLHIKRLPFLRNIVTVDSRQNGCLTWEDAIAMADKVPIEEVYRRALSLNRHDVCNMQYTSGTTGFPKGVMLTHYNVVNNGKNIGDCMDLSTADRMMIHVPMFHCFGMVLAMTASMTHGVTMSPIPAFSPKISLDCINREKITAFHGVPTMFIAMLEHEDFLKTDFSYMRTGIMAGSPCPVKVMQDVVEKMNMNEITIVFGQTESSPGCTQSRVDDSVELRVATVGRALPGVECKIVDPKTGEDLPDNEDGEFVARGYNIMKGYYKMPEATAAAIDENGWLHTGDLARRDENGYYKITGRIKDMIIRGGENIYPKEIEDFIYTHPKVKDVQVIGVPDKQYGEEIMACVILKDDAELTTDELKDFVRTHMAKHKTPRYIDFVAEFPMNAAGKIMKYKMRESAVEKLNLQADNSIETA